One part of the Amphiura filiformis chromosome 5, Afil_fr2py, whole genome shotgun sequence genome encodes these proteins:
- the LOC140153350 gene encoding phospholipase B1, membrane-associated-like: protein MTGKMIRFIGILFVLCALLIGNSFSKKVPADTQKLLLELGQTDCDDETESEAAKFRNTGVKFQCDVSNEEISSSSVHQLRPEDIDVVGAIGDSYTAAFGAGANYLGPNAFLEHRGLSFSVGGDEALESHVSIPNILHKYNPNLYGFSEGVGMENSNLNVAVTGATSEEFEAMVDQLIDHLVTDTQINMDEDWKLINVFLGGNDIFDSCLTPRFTPEYFKNLMISSFNTLKAMVPRALVNVMALPDIVELRKMTGVVCDVVHLSMCPCFYAGEDAIKKLQELSKSYNTILEELISSGDFDTDDFAIVYQPVTSTSYVPVAENGRADDSFFAPDCIHLSRKGHASSAYHLWANMLEPVNAKDTMWSPEMGEYLPCPKSPYIYTNRNSATQSVAWSLSANKQQSSPDSKPKSLEGGVIAAIVVLVASVIFISGYLIYHNIFKSVKLRWSYERL from the exons ATGACAGGGAAAATGATTCGTTTCATCGGCATCTTGTTCGTACTTTGTGCTCTATTAATCGGCAATTCGTTTTCGAAAAAAG TGCCCGCAGACACACAAAAATTGCTGTTGGAGTTGGGTCAAACTGATTGTGATGACGAGACTGAATCTGAAGCGGCGAAG TTTCGGAACACTGGTGTCAAGTTCCAATGTGATGTGTCAAATGAagaaatatcatcatcatctg ttCATCAACTCCGTCCAGAAGATATTGACGTTGTAGGAGCAATAGGTGATTCGTATACG GCTGCCTTTGGAGCCGGAGCGAATTACTTGGGACCGAACGCATTTCTAGAACACAGAGGATTGTCGTTTTC GGTCGGTGGTGACGAGGCACTGGAAAGTCATGTATCCATTCCaa ATATTCTGCACAAATACAACCCAAATTTGTACGGATTTTCTGAAGGCGTTGgtatggaaaattccaatctcaATGTTGCTGTAACAGGGGCCACGTCTGA AGAATTTGAAGCAATGGTAGAccaattaattgatcatttagTGACGGACACGCAAATAAATATGGACGAGGACTGGAAACTAATCAACGTTTTTCTGGGAGGCAATGATATATTCGATTCATGTTTAACTCCACGTTTTACTCCCGAATATTTCAAGAATCTGATGATTTCGTCTTTCAACACATTAAAAGCAATG GTACCACGTGCTTTAGTTAACGTAATGGCTCTTCCTGATATTGTTGAACTCAGGAAGATGACCGGTGTCGTGTGTGACGTTGTGCATTT GAGCATGTGTCCGTGTTTTTATGCCGGTGAAGATGCAATAAAAAAGTTGCAAGAACTAAGTAAAAGTTATAAC ACCATATTAGAAGAATTGATATCCAGTGGCGACTTTGATACTGACGATTTTGCAATAGTCTACCAGCCTGTAACATCAACCTCTTACGTACCAGTTGCAGAG AACGGCCGTGCTGACGATAGTTTCTTTGCACCAGATTGCATTCATCTAAGTAGAAAAGGCCATGCATCATCAGCATATCATCTGTGGGCAAATATG CTTGAGCCAGTAAATGCAAAGGATACGATGTGGTCACCGGAAATGGGAGAATACTTACCTTGTCCAAAg AGTCCTTATATTTATACCAATCGCAACAGTGCAACACAAAGTGTCGCATGGAGTCTATCAGCCAACAAACAGCAGTCGTCTCCTGACTCCAAACCTAAATCTCTTGAAGGAGGTGTCATTGCCGCTATTGTCGTCCTTGTTGCCTCCGTTATATTTATCTCTGGTTATCTAATCTATCATAACATATTCAAGTCGGTCAAATTGAGATGGTCATACGAACGCTTATAA